The following are from one region of the Geotrypetes seraphini chromosome 12, aGeoSer1.1, whole genome shotgun sequence genome:
- the RGS16 gene encoding regulator of G-protein signaling 16, with protein sequence MCKCLTGLPTACLERAKEFRTRLGFLLQKPDLKHELGSFSKSERRSKYRPSLNDILGWRESFDQLLNSKDGLATFHTFLKTEFSEENIEFWMACEEYKQIQSTTKLIAMAESIFQEFIQTEAPKEVNIDHETKEITRKHLTDGTPNCFDVAQAKAHTLMEKDSYPRFLKSSLYRDLLEQVSRHSSGKHCHT encoded by the exons ATGTGCAAATGTTTAACTGGATTACCCACTGCCTGTTTGGAAAG AGCTAAAGAATTTCGAACtcgcctgggattcctcctgcaaAAACCAGATCTGAAGCATGAGCTTGGAAGTTTCAGCAAGAGTGAGCGGAGAAGCAAATATAG ACCTTCCTTGAATGACATACTGGGATGGAGGGAGTCCTTTGACCAACTTCTGAACAGTAAGG ACGGGTTGGCTACTTTTCACACATTCCTGAAGACAGAGTTCAGTGAGGAGAACATTGAATTCTGGATGGCCTGTGAAGAATACAAACAGATCCAGTCCACCACCAAACTGATCGCTATGGCTGAAAGCATCTTCCAGGAGTTCATCCAAACTGAAGCTCCTAAAGAG GTGAATATTGATCATGAAACCAAGGAAATTACCCGAAAGCACCTGACAGATGGCACACCTAACTGTTTTGACGTTGCCCAAGCAAAAGCGCACACCTTGATGGAGAAGGATTCCTACCCCAGGTTCCTAAAATCCAGCCTGTACAGAGATCTGCTGGAACAAGTATCTCGACACAGTTCTGGCAAGCACTGTCACACATGA